A single window of Athene noctua chromosome 1, bAthNoc1.hap1.1, whole genome shotgun sequence DNA harbors:
- the SMIM11 gene encoding small integral membrane protein 11 isoform X1, translating to MRQINAPAPVCAFRSVTLIGAGHVLLQDRQYHHAAKMVAFNWKALENFPLLMYILAAKTLILCLAFAGVKMYQSKKIEEKLKKEREEKLKTQVEKKDD from the exons ATGAGGCAAATAA ATGCTCCTGCCCCAGTCTGTGCCTTTAGAAGTGTGACGCTCATCGGTGCGGGGCACGTCCTGCTGCAAGACAGGCAGTATCATCACGCAGCCAAGATGGTGGCATTTAACTGGAAG gCTTTGGAGAATTTCCCATTGCTGATGTACATTTTGGCAGCTAAAACATTGATTCTTTGCTTAGCATTTGCTGGAGTAAAAATGTACCAGAgcaaaaaaattgaagaaaaactgaagaaggaaCGTGAAGAGAAATTGAAAACACAAGTGGAGAAGAAGGATGATTGA
- the KCNE2 gene encoding potassium voltage-gated channel subfamily E member 2 — protein MAEMQNFTRAVEDIFKETFLTYMNGWRKNMTEAADKLQAKVDAENFDYVILYLMVMIGMFSFIIVAILVSTVKSKRREHSNDPYHQYIVEDWGEKYKSQVLNREDLKCVIHENLGARDKTSPGSP, from the coding sequence ATGGCTGAAATGCAAAACTTCACTCGGGCTGTGGAAGATATTTTCAAGGAAACCTTTCTCACTTACATGAACGGTTGGAGGAAAAACATGACAGAAGCGGCAGATAAATTGCAAGCCAAGGTTGATGCTGAAAACTTTGACTATGTTATCCTTTATTTGATGGTGATGATTGGGATGTTCTCCTTCATTATTGTGGCGATCTTGGTGAGTACTGTGAAATCAAAGAGGCGAGAGCACTCCAATGATCCCTACCATCAGTACATCGTTGAGGACTGGGGTGAGAAGTACAAAAGCCAGGTTCTGAATCGAGAAGACCTCAAGTGTGTGATCCATGAAAACTTGGGTGCAAGGGACAAAACAAGCCCTGGATCACCTTGA
- the SMIM11 gene encoding small integral membrane protein 11 isoform X2, with the protein MVAFNWKALENFPLLMYILAAKTLILCLAFAGVKMYQSKKIEEKLKKEREEKLKTQVEKKDD; encoded by the exons ATGGTGGCATTTAACTGGAAG gCTTTGGAGAATTTCCCATTGCTGATGTACATTTTGGCAGCTAAAACATTGATTCTTTGCTTAGCATTTGCTGGAGTAAAAATGTACCAGAgcaaaaaaattgaagaaaaactgaagaaggaaCGTGAAGAGAAATTGAAAACACAAGTGGAGAAGAAGGATGATTGA